From the Oryza glaberrima chromosome 5, OglaRS2, whole genome shotgun sequence genome, one window contains:
- the LOC127774190 gene encoding vegetative cell wall protein gp1-like produces MPPPTTTAATAANDHLAAGQPQPHRRRPAATATVATSSGPLPLPREPQSHGSRQPPMLSTNHRAAAADQVAAATVAMKSTPLPPSPSPRASAPFRELRGAATTASLPHTGSALGRGGGRIRLCPPLPSSAVPGKRPPIHRLASTAAYRRARPRRPRPASPAASCAARVTVAATASSPPPAHQLPHRTPSPGVSPASSGQNSADLSGFPPLPALSATTTHRQTPPPPLRHAANCLPAVGIVSGRAWIRMVATVAARLAPRATQVRTGRSPAAAVPAGARLCRRPLRRR; encoded by the coding sequence ATGCCacctcccaccaccaccgcagccaCTGCTGCCAacgaccacctcgccgccggccagccgcagccccatcgccgtcgtccaGCCGCTACCGCAACTGTCGCCACAAGCTCCGGGCCGCTGCCTCTGCCGCGAGAACCCCAAAGCCACGGCAGCCGACAGCCGCCAATGCTGTCGACCAACCAtcgtgctgccgccgccgaccaagTTGCTgctgccaccgtcgccatgAAGTCCACGCCATTgccaccgtcaccgtcgccCCGTGCTTCCGCGCCGTTCCGCGAGCTCCGCggtgccgccaccaccgcgagcTTGCCCCACACCGGATCCGCCctcgggagggggggggggcggatCCGCCTCTGCCCGCCATTGCCATCCTCAGCGGTGCCCGGGAAGCGGCCTCCCATCCATCGCCTCGCTTCAACCGCCGCCTACCGACGCGCCCGGCCACGCCGGCCGCGCCCGGCCTCACCTGCGGCCAGCTGCGCCGCCCGCGtaaccgtcgccgccaccgcctcttcCCCGCCACCAGCACACCAGCTTCCCCACCGCACGCCATCGCCCGGTGTCAGCCCCGCCAGTTCCGGCCAAAACAGCGCGGATCTGAGCGGGTTTCCACCGCTACCAGCCCTGTCCGCCACCACCACACACCGCCagactccgccgccaccactccgccACGCCGCCAACTGCCTCCCCGCCGTTGGCATAGTATCCGGGCGGGCGTGGATCCGGATGgttgccaccgtcgccgcccggcTAGCTCCCCGGGCCACCCAAGTGCGCACTGGGCGAagccccgccgctgccgtccccGCGGGcgcgcggctttgccggcgcCCGCTCAGGCGGCGGTGA
- the LOC127774979 gene encoding uncharacterized protein LOC127774979 — translation MGSKPPPPPPQPSVSFKLVLLGDGRVGKTSLVLRYVNDVFSDKQEATVQASYLTKRLVVEGVPITLSIWDTAGQEKFHALGPIYYRDADAALLVYDITDNDTFLRVTKWVKELKQMANKDIVMAIAANKSDLVRSKHIDTNEAASYAESIGATLFVTSAKAGTGIDDIFSDIAKRLLEKRKNSSDGLSLAHPKKGILIVDDEPEKEPPPKCCS, via the exons atgggctcgaagccgccgccgccgccgccgcagcccagCGTCTCCTTCAAGCtcgtcctcctcggcgacg GGAGAGTAGGCAAAACATCTCTTGTGCTGCGGTATGTGAATGATGTCTTCTCAGACAAACAGGAAGCAACTGTTCAAGCTTCATATTTGACAAAGCGCCTTGTTGTTGAAGGTGTGCCTATTACGCTCTCTATCTGG GATACAGCTGGACAAGAGAAGTTCCATGCACTAGGCCCTATATACTATCGTGATGCAGACG CTGCTCTTTTAGTATATGACATCACAGACAATGATACTTTTCTTCGTGTCACAAAGTGGGTGAAAGAGCTTAAGCAAATGGCAAATAAAGATATTGTTATGGCCATTGCAGCAAATAAAAGTGACCTGGTTAGATCAAAACACATAGACACTAATGAAGCAGCAAG CTATGCAGAAAGTATTGGGGCAACTCTCTTTGTTACTTCTGCCAAAGCTGGTACTGGGATTGATGATATCTTCAGTGACATAGCCAAGA GATtattagagaaaagaaaaaacagctcCGATGGCTTGTCACTGGCTCATCCAAAGAAAGGCATTTTAATCGTCGACGATGAACCTGAGAAAGAACCTCCACCAAAGTGCTGCTCATAG
- the LOC127774978 gene encoding uncharacterized protein LOC127774978 encodes MAAPELNSLMDDVIEEILLRLPPDDPSCAVRASLVCKRWRRLLTDDPCFQRRYRAFHRRRARAPPPLLGFIHHVSDDQHPGAPTVSRFVLTTAFRPAEPERRRGWWWPIDCRHGRALFHSAGEGLAVWDPMAGDVRWQQEPRIPASDCMYSTAAVACAAPGCDHDHDHGDCGGGPFVLVFVAVDERHETASAFSCSSETGEWSSAPSTVHLDRETVLRYDLAKLELSAIEPPEVHSDVLLTTTEGGDLGLAILDDQRYLRLWAWAADHGVTRRWVRRRVVDLFAELPFLQHVLPLNLTGFDEGTGMIFFQASDGDYAIDELMSSPRAKKLWGRDNFSNVFPYRSFYVHSNSLRRRLT; translated from the exons ATGGCGGCGCCGGAGTTGAATAGTTTGATGGACGACGTCATCGAAGAGATCCTCCTGCGCCTCCCGCCGGACGATCCCTCGTGCGCCGTCCGCGCCTCCCTCGTCTGCAAAcgctggcgccgcctcctcaccgacgACCCGTGCTTCCAACGCCGCTACCGCGCgttccaccgccgccgagcgcgcgcgccgcctccgctgctGGGCTTCATCCACCACGTCTCCGACGACCAACACCCCGGCGCCCCCACCGTCTCACGGTTCGTCCTGACCACCGCGTTCCGCCCCGCTGAGCCAGAGCGCCGCAGGGGCTGGTGGTGGCCGATCGactgccgccacggccgcgcccTCTTCCACTCCGCCGGCGAAGGCCTCGCCGTCTGGGACCCCATGGCGGGCGACGTGCGGTGGCAGCAGGAGCCGCGCATCCCGGCCTCCGACTGCATgtactccaccgccgccgtggcgtgCGCGGCGCCCGGCTGCGACCACGACCACGACCACGGCGACTGCGGCGGAGGCCCCTTCGTCCTCGTCTTCGTGGCCGTCGACGAGCGCCACGAGACCGCGTCGGCGTTCTCGTGCTCGTCGGAGACCGGGGAGTGGAGCAGCGCGCCCTCCACCGTCCACCTCGACCGCGA GACCGTCCTCCGCTACGACCTCGCCAAGCTGGAGCTGTCGGCGATCGAGCCGCCGGAGGTGCACTCCGACGTGCTCCTCACGACGACGGAGGGCGGCGACCTGGGACTGGCCATCCTGGACGACCAGCGCTACCTCCGCCTCTGGGCGTGGGCCGCAGACCACGGCGTCACGCGGCGGTGGGTTCGCCGGAGGGTGGTCGACCTCTTCGCCGAGCTCCCGTTCCTCCAGCACGTACTCCCGCTGAATCTGACCGGCTTCGACGAGGGCACCGGCATGATCTTCTTCCAAGCGAGCGACGGCGACTACGCCATAGATGAGCTCATGTCGTCACCACGTGCCAAGAAGCTTTGGGGGAGGGACAACTTTTCTAATGTCTTCCCCTACAGAAGCTTCTACGTTCACAGTAATAGCCTTCGGAGGCGTTTGACGTAA
- the LOC127774427 gene encoding uncharacterized protein LOC127774427 — MARADSAGAGAGAPEAIDGELVELELGERNNGVPPVAEEEGGEPRPGGRPPASGRRLLRRLSPASVARACGRWLRHPAHLALLAWALCVAASGAMLALLLLGALDGAFPRKSARNRWIEVNNQVLNALFTLMSIYQHPALFHHAAMLLRWRPDDVKALRKAYRRRRKAAAAGDGAGGWERLHMSVVVALLHVACFAQYAMCGLYWGYSRKARPDAAETSLAVIGAATPALAGLYAYFGPLGRRKPGTATSARHQEEPDDLELAADVVVAEWAGGLLDVGDDPTSWWLSCFCTFCVFGWNMERMGLGNKHVHAVTFALLCFAPLWVLNVAAMNIRDEAVGDAVGAVGVALCALGLLYGGYWRARMRRRFGLLPGRHGGGGACCGSPSSLADYLRWMFCWSCALAQEVRTANVLLLDADEAGGAGGGSSSSGGGGRGDATLLQPLPRENGVKLAFHHAAAVPVDTDAAYGPPVNGSPHRGSGGGGDESPLLQRQQGRESPAEEMRPPLQPLMTEAECRRVQ, encoded by the coding sequence ATGGCGAGAGCGGATTCagctggcgctggcgctggcgctccAGAAGCCATTGATGGCGAGctggtggagctggagctcgggGAGAGAAACAATGGCGTCCCTCCcgtcgccgaggaagaaggcggcgagCCAAGACCCggtggccggccgccggcgtcggggcGCCGCCTCCTCAGGCGGCTCAGCCCGGCATCCGTGGCGCGCGCGTGCGGGCGGTGGCTGAGGCACCCGGCGCACCTCGCCCTGCTGGCGTGGGCGCTCTGCGTCGCGGCGTCGGGCGCCAtgctcgcgctcctcctcctcggcgccctCGACGGCGCGTTCCCGCGCAAGTCGGCCCGCAACCGGTGGATCGAGGTGAACAACCAGGTGCTCAACGCGCTCTTCACCCTCATGAGCATCTACCAGCACCCGGCGCTCTTCCACCACGCCGCCATGCTCCTCCGGTGGCGCCCGGACGACGTCAAGGCGCTCAGGAAGGcgtaccgccgccgccggaaggccgccgccgccggagacggcgcaGGGGGGTGGGAGCGGCTTCACATGTCCGTGGTGGTCGCGCTCCTCCACGTCGCCTGCTTCGCGCAGTACGCCATGTGCGGCCTCTACTGGGGCTACTCCCGCAAGGCCCGCCCGGACGCCGCCGAGACCTCGCTCGCCGTGATCGgcgccgcgacgccggcgcTCGCGGGCCTGTACGCGTACTTCGGCCCGCTCGGGAGGAGGAAGCCCGggacggcgacgagcgcgcGCCACCAGGAGGAACCCGACGACCttgagctcgccgccgacgtcgtggTCGCGGAGTGGGCCGGCGGGCTgctcgacgtcggcgacgacccGACGTCGTGGTGGCTGTCGTGCTTCTGCACGTTCTGCGTGTTCGGGTGGAACATGGAGCGGATGGGCCTCGGGAACAAGCACGTGCACGCCGTCACGTTCGCGCTCCTCTGCTTCGCGCCGCTCTGGGTGCTCAACGTCGCCGCCATGAACATCCGAGACGAGGCCGTCGGCGACGCGGTCGGCGCGGTGGGGGTGGCGCTCTGCGCGCTCGGCCTCCTCTACGGCGGCTACTGGCGggcgcggatgcggcggcggttcggGCTCCTCCccgggcggcacggcggcggcggcgcgtgctgCGGCTCGCCGTCCTCGCTCGCCGACTACCTGCGGTGGATGTTCTGCTGGAGCTGCGCGCTGGCGCAGGAGGTGAGGACGGCGAACGTCCTGctcctcgacgccgacgaggctgGCGGCGCCGGAGGGGGAAGCTcaagctccggcggcggcgggcgaggtgACGCCACTCTGCTGCAGCCGTTGCCGCGGGAGAACGGGGTGAAGCTGGCATTCCATCATGCAGCTGCAGTGCCAGTGGACACGGACGCGGCCTACGGGCCGCCGGTGAACGGCTCGCCAcaccgcggcagcggcggcggcggcgatgagtcGCCGTTGCTGCAGAGGCAGCAGGGTCGCGAGTCTCCGGCTGAGGAAATGAGGCCGCCTCTGCAGCCATTGATGACGGAAGCAGAATGCCGACGGGTTCAGTAA
- the LOC127774428 gene encoding uncharacterized protein LOC127774428 — protein MGSQQITTSTHKSKTLPYIKGTRQPHIRHCQPPPPFPPIRSIARFAAAAAELASDKVHANGDAADAGGGGEEEVVVSSSKAVVEELYRALERGDGDAVRRLLNPDVDWWFHGPRAHQHLVLMRLLTGGGGGAAGLPFKVRGVDAFGETVLAEGTDATGKLYWVHAWTVGPGGRVTGVREYCNTALVVTRLGGGGGGKGAEAAAPCSRSQSEQVWQSRLPDRARKNLPALVLAI, from the coding sequence ATAAAGGGCACTCGCCAACCTCACATTCGCCATTgccaacctcctcctcccttccccccaattcgatcgatcgctcgcttcgcagcagcagcagcagagctgGCTAGCGACAAGGTACACGCgaacggcgacgccgccgatgccggcggcggcggcgaggaggaggtggtggtgagcAGCAGcaaggcggtggtggaggagctgTACCGCGCGCTGGAGCGCGGCGACGGGGACGCCGTGCGGCGGCTGCTGAACCCGGACGTGGACTGGTGGTTCCACGGGCCCCGCGCGCACCAGCATCTGGTGCTCATGCGcctcctcaccggcggcggcggcggcgcggcggggctcCCGTTCAAGGTCCGCGGCGTGGACGCCTTCGGGGAGACGGTGCTGGCGGAGGGGACGGACGCCACGGGGAAGCTGTACTGGGTGCACGCGTGGACGGTCGGCCCCGGCGGCCGCGTCACCGGCGTCCGCGAGTACTGCAACACCGCGCTCGTCGTCACcaggctcggcggcggcggaggcggcaagggagccgaggcggcggcgccgtgctcGAGGTCGCAGTCGGAGCAGGTGTGGCAGAGCAGGCTGCCTGACCGGGCTCGCAAGAACCTCCCTGCCCTCGTCCTCGCCATCTGA